One Fontisphaera persica DNA window includes the following coding sequences:
- a CDS encoding O-acetyl-ADP-ribose deacetylase, which yields MKIRDGKVEIVTGDITTFAVDAIVNAANSSLLGGGGVDGAIHRAAGPLLYEACRKLKGCATGDAKITPGFQLPAKYVIHTVGPIWKDGNRGEDEKLASCYRRCFEIMVAEGLKTIAFPAISTGAYGFPMERATRIALEETHKFLETNPPIEKIIFVCYNDRAYKCYIEAAADILIK from the coding sequence ATGAAAATCCGCGATGGCAAAGTGGAAATTGTGACCGGTGACATCACCACCTTCGCGGTGGATGCCATCGTCAACGCGGCCAACAGTTCCCTGCTGGGCGGGGGCGGGGTGGACGGCGCCATTCACCGCGCCGCCGGGCCTTTGCTCTACGAAGCCTGCCGCAAGCTCAAGGGTTGCGCCACCGGCGATGCCAAAATTACCCCCGGCTTTCAGCTCCCCGCCAAATACGTCATTCACACCGTGGGCCCCATCTGGAAAGACGGCAACCGGGGAGAAGATGAAAAGCTGGCCTCCTGTTACCGGCGCTGCTTTGAAATCATGGTGGCCGAAGGCTTGAAAACCATCGCCTTCCCCGCCATCAGCACCGGTGCCTACGGGTTTCCAATGGAACGCGCCACCCGCATTGCCCTGGAGGAAACCCACAAATTCCTGGAAACCAACCCGCCCATCGAAAAAATCATTTTTGTCTGCTATAACGACCGCGCTTACAAGTGCTACATCGAGGCCGCCGCGGACATCCTTATCAAGTAG
- the hisI gene encoding phosphoribosyl-AMP cyclohydrolase, translating to MSFLDQLKYDANGLIPAIVQEQSTGRVLMMAWMNRASLETTLATGKTHFWSRSRQKYWMKGESSGHVQIVKDIAVDCDADTLLIQVEQIGAACHEGYKSCFFRSLRQQGQSAEVTEPRLLDPESIYGKK from the coding sequence ATGAGCTTTCTTGACCAGCTTAAATACGATGCCAACGGCCTCATTCCGGCCATTGTGCAGGAACAGTCCACCGGCCGTGTGCTGATGATGGCCTGGATGAACCGGGCTTCTCTGGAAACCACCCTCGCCACCGGTAAAACCCATTTCTGGAGCCGCTCCCGCCAAAAATACTGGATGAAGGGCGAGAGCAGCGGTCATGTTCAAATTGTGAAGGACATCGCGGTGGATTGCGACGCCGACACCCTGCTGATTCAAGTCGAACAAATCGGCGCCGCCTGCCATGAAGGTTACAAGTCCTGTTTCTTCCGCTCCCTGCGGCAGCAAGGCCAAAGCGCCGAAGTTACCGAGCCGCGGCTGCTTGACCCGGAGAGCATCTACGGCAAGAAATAA